In Kitasatospora sp. NBC_00240, the following are encoded in one genomic region:
- a CDS encoding AAA family ATPase: MAVNHAASGRGFTCVGRGRELDLLVAALEFPPAVVLVEGEPGVGKSRLVQEATGALTDRGIRMVTGMCHPLREPLPFGPVLDALGGTGEWLPPPERLNPQAGALAPLLPALAHRLPPPPALPDDTRAGRFQLMGAVRSVLDAVGPLVLVVEDLHWADEATRELLLLLARDLPRRLGLVLTYRREDLPTDVPVLGVPYRRPPGTGGAEIHLEPLTEHDVHDLATAVLGPRATTALRRTLFERSAGLPLIVEEDLLTLTAQPRPGHTIGVATATDDVSVLREAEVPRSLREAVNQRMATLSEPAVALVEAAAVLAVPADQHLLTEVARLDPKQVDQALTEALQATVLHEAAPGRYTFRHALAQQTVHQDIPGPHRQNLHRQAVRALTASPSPPLVQIAHHTRTLGDVPTWLRQAEAAADQAISLGDEGTASTLIHEILAEPRLEGDLRTRAALALSRIAVNGVDHTTSATALRRIVSAPRLTEAARSEIRLALGLLMVNQGGDAAGGERELERAIEELATRPDVAARAMVALAVHPNRTPQEVRTWMRRAEDAVHDSPNRGARAAVHATRLTLMARANDPAV, translated from the coding sequence GTGGCAGTGAATCATGCGGCTTCGGGGCGCGGTTTCACTTGCGTCGGCCGGGGCCGGGAGCTGGACCTGCTGGTCGCGGCGCTGGAGTTCCCGCCGGCCGTGGTGCTGGTGGAGGGCGAGCCCGGAGTGGGCAAGTCACGCCTCGTGCAGGAGGCGACCGGGGCGCTGACCGACCGCGGGATACGCATGGTGACCGGCATGTGCCACCCGCTGCGAGAACCCCTGCCGTTCGGCCCGGTCCTGGACGCCCTGGGCGGCACCGGCGAGTGGCTGCCCCCTCCCGAGCGCCTCAACCCGCAGGCCGGTGCACTGGCGCCGCTGCTGCCCGCTCTCGCCCACCGGCTGCCCCCGCCCCCCGCTCTCCCGGACGACACCCGGGCCGGACGCTTCCAGCTGATGGGTGCGGTGCGCTCCGTGCTCGACGCCGTGGGCCCCCTGGTCCTGGTGGTGGAGGACCTGCACTGGGCGGACGAAGCCACCCGCGAGCTGCTCCTGCTCCTCGCCCGGGACCTGCCCAGACGGCTCGGGCTGGTGCTCACCTACCGCCGCGAGGACCTGCCCACCGATGTCCCCGTCCTCGGAGTCCCCTACCGCCGCCCACCGGGAACCGGCGGCGCGGAGATCCACCTCGAACCCCTCACCGAACACGACGTGCACGACCTCGCCACCGCCGTCCTCGGCCCACGCGCCACCACAGCCCTGAGGCGAACCCTGTTCGAACGCAGCGCCGGCCTGCCCCTCATCGTGGAGGAGGACCTGCTCACCCTCACCGCCCAGCCACGCCCGGGCCACACGATAGGTGTCGCCACTGCCACGGACGACGTGTCGGTACTGAGGGAAGCAGAGGTCCCACGGAGCCTGCGCGAAGCAGTGAACCAGCGCATGGCGACCCTGTCGGAGCCGGCAGTCGCGTTGGTGGAGGCCGCCGCCGTCCTCGCCGTACCCGCCGACCAGCACCTGCTCACCGAAGTCGCCAGGCTCGACCCGAAGCAGGTCGACCAAGCACTGACCGAAGCCCTGCAGGCCACCGTCCTGCACGAAGCCGCCCCCGGCCGCTACACCTTCCGCCACGCCCTCGCCCAGCAGACCGTCCACCAGGACATCCCCGGCCCCCACCGGCAGAACCTCCACCGCCAGGCCGTCCGCGCCCTCACGGCCTCCCCCTCCCCGCCCCTGGTCCAGATCGCCCACCACACCCGCACCCTCGGCGACGTCCCCACCTGGCTGCGCCAGGCGGAAGCCGCCGCCGACCAGGCCATCTCCCTCGGCGACGAAGGCACCGCGTCCACGCTCATCCACGAGATCCTCGCCGAACCCCGGCTGGAGGGCGACCTGCGCACCCGCGCCGCCCTGGCCCTGTCCCGGATCGCCGTCAACGGCGTCGACCACACGACCAGCGCCACCGCCCTGCGCCGCATCGTCTCCGCCCCCCGTCTGACGGAGGCCGCCCGCAGCGAGATCCGCCTCGCCCTCGGTCTCCTCATGGTCAACCAGGGAGGAGACGCGGCGGGCGGCGAACGCGAACTGGAGCGGGCGATCGAGGAACTGGCCACCCGGCCCGACGTCGCCGCCCGGGCCATGGTCGCCCTCGCCGTGCACCCGAACCGGACCCCGCAGGAAGTGCGGACATGGATGCGGCGCGCGGAGGACGCCGTCCACGACAGCCCCAACCGCGGCGCTCGCGCCGCCGTCCACGCCACCCGCCTCACCTTGATGGCCAGGGCCAACGACCCGGCCGTCTAG
- a CDS encoding LuxR C-terminal-related transcriptional regulator has protein sequence MERLPRDDADPEVLRQSARALFNVAYYGLAVGHDRRAEALLRESLDLARRLGTAALIEVYSASQLLRLDWQAGRWEHLEADHTALLTQYPDTADILMEAYLGRGYLAAVRGQWTLALEQLRHAARLAETALEPDCALRAAAGIAHVLLIRGEAQDAWAVIRTALDRRRSESTWARAALLLAVAVQAALASGRPQAAREITAEAEQDLEGEDAPATRSALAFTRGLLLRYDGDSAGAAACFDRHRRIIAFIGRPYYAARGLEETARDLAGADPNTAARHLTDAATTFAALGATADTARCQRTLRDLGLDRPTPRGRRSYGNELSPREKQVAGLLATGATNKDIAQALALSPRTVEHHVANTLRKLHTTRENFTDPRSTIDTS, from the coding sequence GTGGAGCGGCTGCCCCGCGACGACGCCGATCCCGAAGTCCTGCGCCAGAGCGCCCGCGCACTGTTCAACGTCGCGTACTACGGTCTGGCGGTCGGGCACGACCGACGCGCCGAGGCACTGCTCCGGGAGAGCCTCGACCTCGCCCGACGCCTGGGCACGGCCGCACTCATCGAGGTCTACAGCGCCAGCCAACTCCTGCGGCTGGACTGGCAGGCAGGCCGCTGGGAGCACCTGGAGGCGGACCACACAGCCCTGCTCACGCAGTACCCCGACACCGCCGACATCCTGATGGAGGCCTACCTGGGCCGCGGATACCTGGCCGCGGTCCGCGGGCAGTGGACCCTCGCCCTGGAGCAACTGCGCCACGCCGCCCGCCTCGCGGAGACGGCCCTGGAGCCGGACTGCGCCCTGCGCGCGGCGGCCGGCATCGCCCACGTTCTCCTCATCCGCGGTGAGGCCCAGGACGCCTGGGCCGTCATCCGTACCGCCCTCGACAGGCGGCGCAGCGAGTCCACCTGGGCCAGGGCCGCCCTTCTGCTGGCGGTCGCCGTTCAGGCCGCCCTTGCCAGCGGCCGCCCGCAGGCCGCGCGGGAGATCACCGCCGAGGCCGAACAGGACCTGGAAGGTGAGGACGCTCCCGCCACCCGCTCCGCACTCGCCTTCACCCGCGGTCTCCTCCTGCGGTACGACGGCGACAGCGCCGGCGCCGCCGCGTGCTTCGACAGGCACCGCCGCATCATCGCCTTCATCGGCCGCCCCTACTACGCGGCCCGCGGCCTCGAAGAGACCGCCCGAGACCTGGCCGGCGCGGACCCCAACACCGCCGCCCGCCACCTCACCGACGCCGCCACCACCTTCGCCGCCCTCGGAGCCACCGCCGACACCGCCCGCTGCCAACGCACCTTGCGCGATCTCGGCCTCGACCGTCCCACCCCTCGCGGTCGGCGCAGCTACGGCAACGAACTCTCCCCCCGCGAGAAGCAGGTTGCCGGCCTCCTCGCCACCGGCGCCACCAACAAGGACATCGCGCAAGCCCTCGCGCTCTCCCCCCGCACCGTCGAACATCACGTCGCCAACACACTCAGGAAACTCCACACCACCCGCGAGAACTTCACCGATCCCCGCAGCACCATCGACACCTCCTGA
- a CDS encoding recombinase family protein, which translates to MHTSDPFAPLQPAAYLRRPLHGPTSLETQRDTLRRFAACLGMPAPALYLDNLPPADSRRPRPQFEALVHAMKDGSHHVLLIPGSWVFSSDEYRARLAHQVLTAAGCRRILTLPTPLATIWRRRADAGQQV; encoded by the coding sequence ATGCACACCTCCGACCCCTTCGCCCCTCTGCAGCCTGCCGCCTACCTACGCCGTCCTCTCCATGGCCCGACCTCGCTGGAGACCCAGCGCGATACCTTGCGCCGCTTTGCCGCCTGCCTCGGGATGCCCGCTCCGGCGCTCTACCTCGACAACCTTCCACCAGCCGACAGCCGGCGGCCTCGGCCTCAGTTCGAAGCCCTCGTCCATGCCATGAAGGACGGCTCCCACCATGTGCTGCTGATACCGGGATCCTGGGTCTTCTCCAGCGACGAGTACCGCGCCCGCCTCGCCCACCAGGTACTCACGGCCGCCGGGTGCCGCCGCATCCTGACCCTGCCCACGCCGCTCGCGACCATCTGGCGCCGCCGGGCCGACGCAGGTCAACAGGTGTGA